From a single Candidatus Neomarinimicrobiota bacterium genomic region:
- a CDS encoding GntR family transcriptional regulator produces the protein MELIINTSESVPIFSQLIEQIKNAVAKGDINLGDALPSVRQLANDLDLNHNTVAKAYKHLIRDSIIESKGYRGTFIHKDAKANCNFDLNEVVTTKLTDTIKTLRDTGATDSEIRIAFANVLKNQNNPGA, from the coding sequence ATGGAATTAATCATAAACACCAGCGAATCGGTTCCGATTTTTTCACAACTGATTGAACAAATTAAAAATGCCGTAGCAAAAGGGGACATCAACCTTGGTGATGCATTGCCCTCTGTTCGTCAATTGGCAAACGATTTAGACCTGAACCATAATACCGTTGCGAAAGCATACAAACATTTAATTAGGGACTCCATAATTGAGTCCAAAGGATATCGCGGTACTTTTATTCATAAGGATGCAAAAGCAAATTGTAATTTTGATCTTAATGAAGTAGTCACGACAAAATTAACCGATACAATAAAAACATTGCGGGACACAGGTGCAACAGATTCAGAAATCCGAATTGCATTCGCCAATGTTTTGAAAAACCAGAATAATCCAGGAGCCTAA